DNA sequence from the Spirochaetota bacterium genome:
AGTTGTGGAAGTCGTACATAAAGACATGGGCAGATTTAGGACTTGATCATGTTCAATTTAACATGGTAGATGACGCGACGCTGAGGGCTGCACAGAAGGACCCAGAGCAATACCAGGAGGTGATAGTAAGGGTGGCTGGATATAGCGCTCATTTTGTTGATATCAGTCGCAAGACGCAGGACAATATTATACAGAGGACTATACAGGGATTAGGATAAGCATATGCATTTTGTATTCTGTGTGAAACAAAATGTATCGTTAGATGCAGGATTATGTGCATACAAAATATTACTCGAAGGCATAAAGCGTTACTAAAGGACTCTAGTGCAATGGGAGCCGGGGATAAGGGGGGATAATACTTAAATGCTGTGAGCATTAATTATAATATGGAGGAATAGAGGATGGAAGAAATAAAAGCAAGAGCTAGTGGAGCTCCGGATAAGAGTTTAGATGAACTCGAGAAGAATAGAGAATGGTGGTGGGTTGCAGAGAAAAAGAGGTCTAAGAGGCTTGACTATCTCAGAAAGGCTGTATGGAAAAAAGGAGCCACAGGGGGAGTCTATACCCCTGGTTTGAAGATCGATCTTGAGAGGCCGCAGCTTTTCACTGAGTCATGGAAGGAGAGCGAAGATGAGCCCATAATGCTTCGAAGGGCTAAAGCGATCGCTAATGTACTGGATAATATTAGCATCTTCATTACAGATCATGCGCAATTAGTGGGTTATGTCGGAAGCCTGCCACATACTCAGCCATGGTACCAAGAGATGGCAAGCATGTTCAACGAAGAATATTACAATACGCAAGGATCAATCCCTGAACCAGTAGAAGAATCCTTGAATATTATGACGGATCTCAACAATTATTGGGCTGGCAGGACTGAATTGGATAAGGTGATACGAATGATTCCTGCTGAGGATGCTGTCAAGTGCTTTAGTGGTTCAGTTATGTGGGGAATTCCTATTGCTAGCGCCAGTTATCATACAAGGGACTGGGACTTCATTATGGGGAGGGGATATGAGAGTATATATGATGAAATTCAAGATAGAATCGAGGATGCTGAGAAGAGGCTAGAGGGGACTCCTGGGCCAGAACTTTTACCCTTGTATGACCGGTTACCCAATTGGGAGGCGATGCAGCTTGTTTTGGAGGCGGCTATCCGATATGCGAATCGTTTTGCTAGATTAGCTAGGATAGTGGCAGAGAATTTTGAGACTGATCCTAAGCGTAAGGATGAGCTTTTAAAAATGGCAGAGATATGTGATCGTGTGCCGGCAAAGCCGCCGAGAAATCTTCATGAATCGCTTCAGTTTGATTTCTTTGTGGAAGTAACATCTAGATTTGAGGTTGGGAATACCTGGCCGCATCGTATGGATTATTATCATGGGCCATTTTACGAGAAGGATGTCAATATAGATAAGAAGGTAACCAGGGAGGAAGCGATTGACCTTATAGGGGAGTATCTGATTCGTATCCATGAAATAGGATTTATGGCTCCGAGCCTAGCCAAAGAGGGTCTTCAGGGTATACCATCAACCTATGTGGGGACGCTTGGAGGCGTTGCTCCTGATGGAAGCGATGCCTGTAATGATATGACAATAGCCATACTTCAGGCAGCAAGGCTTGTGCGCGTGTCAAATCCCACCTTTGGTTTCAGGTGGCATCCACAGGTGTCCGATGAGGTGATGAGGGAGGTGTTCGAGTGTATACGTCATGGATTGGGATATCCAAGCATACGCAATGATCCTGTTCTGATTGCCAATGGTATGCACTGGTATGGTCATCCACTTGAAGAACAGAGGCTATGGGTGCATCAAGCCTGCATGTCGCCATGTCCTCCTACTAAGCATGGTTGTCAACCCTTTCGCATGGCTAATGCTACGTTAAATACATCTAAGATGATAGAGTATGCCCTTCATAATGGCTATGATCATTGTGTAGAGATGCAGATAGGACCACAGACAGGTGATGCTAGGAGTTTTACTGATTTTGATCAGTTGTTTGAGGCATGGAAGACGCAAATGGAATGGATGATGGATGTTGCGACGCGTATAGTAAATTATGGCCGCGCTAAGAGCCCAGAAAATTTTGGTCGTCCTATGCTTTCTGCCATTTATGAGAGGGCAATTGAAACAGGGATTGATGCGCTTAGCCCTGAAGGGGAGAGGGGAAACTCATGGGTCACCTTCTTTACATGGGTTGAAAATATTGACAGCCTTGCAGCTATTAAGAAGTTAGTTTTTGAAGAAAAGAAGTATGCTATTGCAGAGGTAGTGGATGCCATTAAGGCAAACTGGGAGGGCAAGGAGGCAATGCGTCTGGACTTTGTAAAGAATGCTCCCAAATGGGGTAATGATGACGATTATGTTGATGAGATTATGGTTCGCTGTATGAAGGAGGTTGCAAGGCATTCTAAAGAGATGAAGGATCCCTGCGGTAACACATGGCCTGCTTTGCCTGAGAATGTAAGCGGCAACATACATTTTTCTCATATGGTGCATGCATTGCCCAATGGAAGAAGGCTTGGGGATGCGTTATACGATGGCGGCATCTCCCCAGGGCCAGGGCTCGATAAGAAGGGTCCTACAGCTGTATTAAAATCATGCGGGAAGATCGACCATGTGAGTCATGGCAGGGCATTTTTGTTGAATCAGCGTCTTTCGCCAACCCAGCTTTCAGGTGAGAAGGGTTATCAGTTGTGGAAGTCGTACATAAAAACATGGTCAGATTTAGGACTTGATCATGTTCAATTTAACATGGTAGATGACGCGACACTGAGAGCAGCCCAGAAGGATCCTGAGCAGTATCAGGAGGTGATAGTGCGGGTGGCAGGTTACAGCGCTCATTTTGTGGATATTAGCCGCAAAACGCAGGATAATATTATTCAGAGGACAATACAAGGGTTAGGGTAGTAATAATTAAGTGAGGCCTCTTCTTTAAGAGGCCCCACTAATATTAGACAAATAGTAATGGGAGGTATTTGACTATGACAACAGAAGCATATAAATATAGTGATGCTTCTCAGAAGAAGAGTATTGAGGAGTTAGAGAAGAGTAGGGAATGGTGGTGGGTAGCGGAGAAGAAGAGATCCGATAGACTCGATTATCTAAGGAAGGCGGTGTGGAAAAAGGGTAGAAAGGGAGG
Encoded proteins:
- a CDS encoding glycine radical domain-containing protein, which encodes LWKSYIKTWADLGLDHVQFNMVDDATLRAAQKDPEQYQEVIVRVAGYSAHFVDISRKTQDNIIQRTIQGLG
- a CDS encoding pyruvate formate lyase family protein; translated protein: MEEIKARASGAPDKSLDELEKNREWWWVAEKKRSKRLDYLRKAVWKKGATGGVYTPGLKIDLERPQLFTESWKESEDEPIMLRRAKAIANVLDNISIFITDHAQLVGYVGSLPHTQPWYQEMASMFNEEYYNTQGSIPEPVEESLNIMTDLNNYWAGRTELDKVIRMIPAEDAVKCFSGSVMWGIPIASASYHTRDWDFIMGRGYESIYDEIQDRIEDAEKRLEGTPGPELLPLYDRLPNWEAMQLVLEAAIRYANRFARLARIVAENFETDPKRKDELLKMAEICDRVPAKPPRNLHESLQFDFFVEVTSRFEVGNTWPHRMDYYHGPFYEKDVNIDKKVTREEAIDLIGEYLIRIHEIGFMAPSLAKEGLQGIPSTYVGTLGGVAPDGSDACNDMTIAILQAARLVRVSNPTFGFRWHPQVSDEVMREVFECIRHGLGYPSIRNDPVLIANGMHWYGHPLEEQRLWVHQACMSPCPPTKHGCQPFRMANATLNTSKMIEYALHNGYDHCVEMQIGPQTGDARSFTDFDQLFEAWKTQMEWMMDVATRIVNYGRAKSPENFGRPMLSAIYERAIETGIDALSPEGERGNSWVTFFTWVENIDSLAAIKKLVFEEKKYAIAEVVDAIKANWEGKEAMRLDFVKNAPKWGNDDDYVDEIMVRCMKEVARHSKEMKDPCGNTWPALPENVSGNIHFSHMVHALPNGRRLGDALYDGGISPGPGLDKKGPTAVLKSCGKIDHVSHGRAFLLNQRLSPTQLSGEKGYQLWKSYIKTWSDLGLDHVQFNMVDDATLRAAQKDPEQYQEVIVRVAGYSAHFVDISRKTQDNIIQRTIQGLG